In one Niallia taxi genomic region, the following are encoded:
- a CDS encoding NUDIX hydrolase: MQRVTNCLLLKDNKVLLLQKPRRGWWVAPGGKMEPGESVRDSCIREFREETGIYLRNPNIKGIFTFIIKDGDKITSEWMMFTFFSTNADGVNVDESEEGKIVWHDIDNVKNLPMAEGDYHILDYMMHGNGIIYGTFTYTPDFELISYRLDPS, encoded by the coding sequence GTGCAGCGTGTTACGAATTGCCTGTTGCTGAAGGATAATAAGGTGCTCCTGCTTCAAAAGCCAAGAAGAGGCTGGTGGGTGGCTCCAGGAGGAAAAATGGAGCCGGGAGAGTCTGTGAGAGACTCTTGCATTAGAGAATTCAGAGAAGAAACAGGTATATACTTGAGAAATCCAAATATTAAAGGCATTTTTACGTTCATCATTAAGGATGGCGACAAGATAACTTCAGAATGGATGATGTTTACCTTCTTCTCCACAAATGCGGATGGTGTCAATGTGGATGAGTCGGAAGAGGGAAAAATAGTCTGGCATGACATTGATAATGTCAAAAACTTGCCTATGGCAGAAGGCGATTATCACATCTTGGACTATATGATGCATGGTAATGGAATTATATATGGGACTTTCACATATACGCCTGATTTTGAACTAATTAGCTATCGGTTAGATCCAAGCTGA
- the rapZ gene encoding RNase adapter RapZ encodes MSMGASMMNEPQVVIITGMSGAGKTVAIQSFEDLGFFCVDNLPPTLLPKFLELMKESENKMNKVALVMDLRGREFFENLFSALDDLANSWVVPKVLFLDADDSTLVRRYKETRRSHPLAPSGLPLEGIKMERELLEELKGRAQIIYNTSKSSPRDLREKILTEFSANKETIFTVNVMSFGFKHGIPIDADLVFDVRFLPNPHYVEHMRPKTGLDADVSSYVLKWTETGQFLEKVIDLLTFMLPQYKREGKSQLVVAIGCTGGQHRSVALSEYIGHHFEGDYHVEITHRDMERRKDQQT; translated from the coding sequence ATGAGCATGGGTGCAAGTATGATGAACGAACCGCAAGTTGTCATTATTACAGGAATGTCTGGTGCAGGTAAAACAGTTGCCATTCAAAGCTTTGAAGACTTAGGGTTTTTCTGTGTAGACAACTTGCCGCCTACTCTTTTGCCGAAGTTTCTTGAACTAATGAAGGAATCGGAGAATAAGATGAATAAGGTTGCACTCGTGATGGATTTACGAGGCAGAGAGTTTTTTGAAAATCTATTCAGTGCATTGGATGATTTGGCCAATTCATGGGTAGTACCAAAAGTCCTTTTTCTGGATGCGGATGACAGTACTTTGGTCAGAAGGTATAAGGAAACAAGAAGATCACATCCACTTGCACCATCAGGTCTACCCCTTGAAGGCATTAAAATGGAGCGTGAACTGCTTGAGGAGCTTAAAGGCAGGGCACAAATCATTTACAATACGTCCAAAAGCTCGCCAAGAGACTTGCGTGAAAAAATATTAACGGAGTTTTCAGCTAACAAAGAGACGATTTTTACGGTGAATGTCATGAGTTTTGGTTTTAAGCACGGCATTCCCATTGATGCGGATTTAGTATTTGACGTTCGTTTCTTACCAAACCCTCATTACGTTGAGCATATGAGACCGAAGACAGGATTGGATGCTGATGTGTCCAGCTATGTATTAAAGTGGACAGAGACTGGCCAATTTCTTGAAAAAGTGATTGACCTCCTTACCTTTATGCTTCCGCAGTATAAAAGAGAAGGAAAGTCGCAGCTTGTTGTGGCGATCGGCTGCACAGGCGGCCAGCACCGTTCTGTTGCCTTGTCGGAATATATTGGACATCATTTCGAAGGTGACTATCATGTCGAAATAACTCATCGTGACATGGAGAGGAGAAAGGATCAACAAACATGA
- a CDS encoding gluconeogenesis factor YvcK family protein: MNEVEHPRIVIIGGGTGLSVLVRGLKKYPLDITAIVTVADDGGSSGRLRNDLDIPAPGDIRNVLAALSDVEPLVEEMFQHRFSNSKDLNGHSLGNLIIAAMTSITGNFPYAIQEMSKVLNVRGKVLPATSHSVVLNAIMEDGSIVTGESRIPESGKKIKEVFLTPENATPLPEAIQAIRQADLIVIGPGSLYTSILPNLVVPEISREIITAAAKKVYICNIMTQAGETLDFSASDHVKAIYEHMPEPFLNTILVNKENIPGNVLERYNEEKAKPVFFDTEKLEKLGLEVILGDIISLEEKVIRHNTLEVAKILYSMLDSKVESEL, encoded by the coding sequence ATGAATGAAGTGGAGCATCCGAGAATTGTAATCATTGGCGGAGGAACGGGTCTGTCTGTGTTAGTAAGAGGATTAAAAAAATATCCTCTCGACATTACAGCAATTGTAACTGTTGCAGATGATGGTGGTAGTTCGGGCCGGCTGCGGAATGATCTAGATATTCCTGCGCCTGGTGATATCAGGAATGTGCTGGCAGCATTATCTGATGTTGAGCCGTTAGTGGAAGAAATGTTTCAGCATCGCTTTTCAAACAGCAAGGATCTTAATGGACATTCCTTAGGGAATTTAATTATAGCTGCAATGACATCAATAACAGGGAATTTCCCTTATGCTATTCAGGAAATGAGCAAGGTGCTTAATGTTCGCGGCAAGGTATTGCCTGCAACAAGCCATAGTGTTGTTCTTAATGCAATAATGGAGGATGGTTCAATCGTTACAGGAGAATCGCGCATTCCGGAAAGCGGCAAGAAAATAAAAGAAGTATTCCTAACACCAGAGAATGCTACGCCGCTGCCAGAAGCCATCCAGGCAATTCGTCAAGCAGACTTAATCGTAATTGGACCAGGAAGTCTGTATACGAGTATACTTCCAAATCTTGTCGTACCAGAAATAAGCAGGGAAATCATCACAGCTGCAGCTAAAAAGGTTTATATCTGTAATATTATGACGCAGGCTGGAGAAACACTTGATTTTTCTGCGAGTGATCATGTTAAGGCAATTTATGAACATATGCCTGAGCCTTTCTTGAATACTATATTGGTAAATAAAGAAAATATCCCCGGAAACGTTCTGGAACGGTATAATGAAGAGAAAGCAAAACCTGTCTTTTTTGACACAGAGAAATTAGAAAAGCTTGGACTGGAAGTCATACTTGGGGATATTATCAGCCTAGAAGAAAAGGTCATCCGCCATAATACGCTGGAAGTGGCTAAAATTCTTTATTCTATGCTTGACTCGAAAGTGGAATCAGAGCTTTAA
- the whiA gene encoding DNA-binding protein WhiA, protein MSFASETKKELTTIEVKDCCGRAELSALIQMNGTLSFSNQKLVVDIQTENAAIARRIYTLIKKYYDIPVELLVRKKMRLKKNNVYIVRLSAKAKEILEDLSILTEGFMFTHEIDEGLVKKKCCKRSYLRGAFLAGGSVNNPETSSYHLEITSLYKEHIVALSNLMNTFDLNSKVLERKKGFITYLKEAEKITEFLNIIGAHGALLRFEDIRIVRDMRNSVNRLVNCETANLNKTIGAALRQVENIRFIDRTVGLQILPDKLREIAELRVAYQDVTLKELGEMVSSGNISKSGINHRLRKIDEIADALRRGEQV, encoded by the coding sequence ATGTCTTTCGCTTCAGAGACGAAAAAAGAACTGACGACGATTGAAGTTAAAGATTGCTGCGGCAGGGCAGAGCTGTCTGCCCTAATTCAGATGAATGGTACTTTATCCTTTTCTAATCAGAAACTGGTAGTAGACATTCAGACGGAAAATGCTGCGATAGCAAGAAGAATATATACACTCATCAAAAAGTATTATGACATACCTGTCGAGCTTTTAGTGAGAAAGAAGATGCGCCTCAAGAAAAACAATGTTTATATTGTAAGGCTGTCGGCAAAAGCGAAGGAGATTCTTGAAGATTTGAGTATTTTGACAGAGGGCTTTATGTTTACACATGAAATAGATGAAGGCCTTGTCAAAAAGAAATGCTGCAAGCGTTCCTATTTAAGAGGAGCGTTTCTTGCAGGCGGATCTGTCAACAACCCAGAAACATCCTCCTATCACTTGGAAATTACGTCGCTTTACAAAGAGCATATTGTTGCATTGAGCAATCTGATGAACACGTTCGATTTGAACAGTAAAGTGTTAGAAAGAAAAAAAGGATTTATCACGTACTTGAAGGAAGCCGAGAAAATAACAGAATTCCTCAATATTATTGGAGCTCACGGGGCATTGCTTCGATTTGAAGATATCCGGATTGTCAGAGATATGAGGAATTCCGTTAACAGACTTGTGAATTGTGAAACAGCAAACTTAAACAAAACGATTGGTGCTGCGCTGAGACAAGTCGAAAATATTCGCTTCATTGATAGAACAGTAGGGCTGCAGATACTCCCAGACAAGCTCAGGGAAATTGCAGAGCTCCGAGTTGCTTACCAGGATGTTACCTTGAAGGAACTTGGGGAAATGGTTTCCTCCGGGAATATTAGTAAATCCGGGATTAATCACAGACTGCGAAAAATAGATGAAATTGCTGATGCGCTTCGCAGAGGAGAACAAGTATAA
- a CDS encoding HPr family phosphocarrier protein, with amino-acid sequence MVERDITVTLKSGLQARPAAIFVQEATNYVSEVFIEKEGRRVNAKSIMGIMGLAIHSGADIKLIIDGSDELEALKTLEKLL; translated from the coding sequence ATGGTAGAAAGGGATATTACAGTAACATTGAAATCAGGATTGCAGGCAAGACCGGCAGCGATATTTGTTCAAGAAGCAACAAATTATGTATCTGAAGTGTTTATTGAGAAGGAAGGGCGCAGAGTAAATGCGAAAAGTATCATGGGAATTATGGGCTTGGCGATTCACTCAGGGGCAGACATCAAGCTGATTATTGATGGAAGCGATGAATTGGAAGCGCTTAAAACACTGGAGAAATTATTATAA
- the clpP gene encoding ATP-dependent Clp endopeptidase proteolytic subunit ClpP — protein sequence MNLIPTVIEQTNRGERAYDIYSRLLKDRIIMLGSAIDDNVANSIVSQLLFLDAENPEKDVSLYINSPGGSITAGMAIYDTMQFIKPNVQTICIGMAASMGAFLLAAGEKGKRYALPNAEVMIHQPLGGAQGQATEIEIAAKRILFLRDKLNGILAERTGQPIDVIAKDTERDNFMTAERAKEYGLIDNIITRNELTDKKDK from the coding sequence ATGAATTTAATCCCTACAGTTATTGAACAGACAAACAGAGGAGAACGTGCTTACGACATTTATTCTCGTCTATTGAAGGATCGCATCATTATGCTTGGCAGTGCAATTGACGATAATGTTGCTAACTCCATTGTTTCACAGCTTTTGTTCCTTGATGCTGAGAACCCTGAAAAGGACGTTTCCTTATACATTAACAGCCCTGGCGGAAGCATTACAGCAGGTATGGCTATTTATGATACTATGCAGTTCATTAAGCCAAATGTACAAACAATCTGCATCGGTATGGCAGCTTCCATGGGAGCTTTCTTGCTTGCAGCAGGTGAAAAAGGTAAACGTTATGCCCTTCCAAATGCTGAAGTAATGATTCATCAGCCGCTTGGTGGTGCACAAGGTCAAGCTACAGAAATTGAAATTGCTGCAAAACGTATCTTGTTCTTGCGTGATAAGCTGAATGGTATCCTTGCAGAGCGTACTGGCCAACCAATCGACGTTATCGCAAAAGACACTGAACGCGATAACTTCATGACAGCTGAAAGAGCGAAGGAATATGGTCTAATCGACAATATCATCACTCGTAATGAACTAACAGACAAAAAAGATAAGTAA
- a CDS encoding sugar-binding transcriptional regulator → MNSFIEIQKRLLPDLLVIMQKRYYILHHISNMQPVGRRSLAGSLGMTERVLRSEVELLKDQKLIHISTIGMTLTPIGEETLESLSSVMREVAGINQMEKELEKKLQIKRVIIVAGDSDHSPWLKKELGLATANCMKSLLKGNNIIAVNGGTTMAAVAEMLTPNIVDGEWLFVPARGGIGEDVKNQANTICSMMADRTASKHRVLYAPDEVSKEMYKSIVKDARINEVLQLIKSASLLIHGIGDAITMAERRSTSASDLEKIVQAEAVGEAFGYYFNEDGEVVHKVQTIGLRLENLSTVPNVIAVAGGSSKSKAISAYLKKAPPSTILITDEGAAKNLI, encoded by the coding sequence ATGAATTCATTTATCGAGATTCAAAAAAGATTATTGCCTGATTTACTCGTAATTATGCAAAAAAGATACTACATTCTTCATCACATTAGCAACATGCAGCCTGTTGGCAGAAGAAGCCTTGCAGGAAGCCTGGGAATGACGGAACGAGTGCTCAGGAGCGAAGTGGAGCTCCTAAAGGATCAGAAGCTTATACATATCAGTACTATTGGCATGACACTCACTCCGATTGGCGAAGAAACTTTGGAAAGTCTTTCTAGTGTAATGAGGGAAGTAGCGGGTATTAACCAAATGGAGAAAGAATTAGAAAAGAAGCTGCAAATTAAAAGAGTAATAATTGTAGCGGGCGACAGTGACCATTCTCCATGGCTCAAAAAAGAACTGGGACTTGCAACAGCTAATTGTATGAAATCACTTTTAAAAGGCAATAATATCATCGCGGTTAATGGTGGAACCACTATGGCTGCAGTGGCAGAAATGCTTACGCCTAATATAGTGGACGGCGAATGGCTGTTTGTACCTGCACGTGGCGGCATTGGTGAAGATGTTAAAAACCAAGCAAACACAATTTGTTCCATGATGGCGGATCGTACAGCGAGCAAACATCGTGTCCTGTATGCACCAGATGAGGTGAGTAAGGAAATGTACAAAAGCATCGTTAAGGATGCCCGCATCAATGAAGTCTTGCAGCTGATTAAGTCTGCCAGCCTGCTTATTCATGGAATTGGTGATGCTATTACAATGGCAGAGCGCCGCAGTACAAGCGCAAGTGACCTAGAAAAAATCGTTCAGGCAGAAGCTGTCGGTGAAGCATTTGGCTATTATTTTAATGAAGATGGAGAGGTTGTCCACAAGGTTCAGACGATCGGCCTTAGACTTGAAAATCTTTCTACTGTTCCAAATGTAATCGCGGTTGCCGGAGGATCGTCAAAATCAAAGGCTATCTCAGCCTACTTAAAAAAAGCGCCACCTTCTACTATTCTGATAACAGATGAAGGTGCGGCAAAGAACTTGATATAA
- the gap gene encoding type I glyceraldehyde-3-phosphate dehydrogenase, translating into MTVKVGINGFGRIGRLAFRKIMENPELEVVAINDLTDTKMLAHLLKYDSSQGTFQGEIEVHEGYFLVNGKKVVTTAERNPADLKWGELNVDTVIESTGFFTTKESAEAHIQAGAKNVVISAPATGEMKTIVYNVNHDILDGTETVISGASCTTNCLAPMAKALQDNFGIVEGLMTTIHAYTGDQNTLDAPHPKGDFRRARAAAENIIPNSTGAAKAIGLVLPELNGKLDGAAQRVPVKTGSLTELVTVLDKKVTVEEVNAVMKAAADESYGYTEDEIVSSDIIGISYGSLFDATQTKVITVGDQQLVKTVAWYDNEMSYTNQLVRTVKHFAQLATK; encoded by the coding sequence ATGACAGTAAAAGTTGGTATTAACGGATTTGGACGTATCGGACGTTTAGCATTCAGAAAAATCATGGAAAACCCAGAATTGGAAGTAGTGGCAATCAATGATTTAACTGATACTAAAATGCTGGCACATCTTTTAAAATATGATTCATCTCAAGGTACTTTCCAAGGTGAAATCGAAGTACACGAAGGTTACTTCCTAGTAAACGGTAAAAAAGTAGTAACTACTGCTGAAAGAAACCCAGCTGACCTTAAATGGGGCGAGCTTAATGTAGATACAGTTATCGAATCTACTGGTTTCTTCACAACTAAAGAAAGTGCTGAAGCTCATATCCAAGCTGGCGCTAAAAACGTTGTTATCTCTGCACCTGCAACTGGTGAAATGAAAACAATCGTTTACAACGTAAACCATGACATTCTTGATGGTACTGAAACAGTTATCTCTGGTGCTTCTTGTACTACAAACTGCCTAGCTCCAATGGCAAAAGCTCTTCAAGACAACTTCGGTATCGTTGAAGGTCTTATGACAACTATCCATGCTTACACTGGAGACCAAAATACACTTGACGCTCCACATCCAAAAGGTGATTTCCGCCGCGCTCGTGCTGCTGCAGAAAACATCATCCCTAACTCAACTGGTGCTGCTAAAGCTATCGGTCTAGTATTACCAGAACTTAACGGTAAATTGGATGGAGCTGCACAACGTGTACCTGTTAAAACTGGTTCATTAACTGAGCTTGTAACAGTTCTTGATAAAAAAGTAACAGTTGAAGAAGTTAACGCGGTTATGAAAGCAGCTGCTGACGAGTCTTACGGTTACACTGAAGACGAAATCGTTTCTTCTGACATCATCGGAATCAGCTACGGTTCATTATTCGATGCGACTCAAACTAAAGTAATTACAGTTGGAGACCAACAATTGGTTAAAACTGTTGCTTGGTATGACAACGAAATGTCTTACACTAACCAACTTGTAAGAACAGTTAAACACTTTGCACAATTAGCTACAAAATAA
- a CDS encoding phosphoglycerate kinase has product MNKKTIRDIDLKGKKVFVRVDFNVPMKDQQITDETRIQAALPTINELVEKGAIVILASHLGRPNGEVVEELRLTPVAARLSELLGKNVVKTDESYGEAVKAEISKLSEGDVLLLENVRFNAGEEKNDSELAKAYAELADVFVNDAFGAAHRAHASTEGIAHHIPAVSGLLMEKELDVLGKALSNPDRPFTAIVGGAKVKDKIGVIENLLDKVDNLIIGGGLAYTFVKALGHEIGLSLLEKDKIELAKSYMDKAKEKGVKFYMPVDVTIADDFSNDANTQTVSIEEIPADWEALDIGPKTREIYADVIKNSKLVIWNGPMGVFELDTFAKGTKAVATALAESQDTYSVIGGGDSAAAVEKFDLASKMSHISTGGGASLEFMEGKELPGVVALNDK; this is encoded by the coding sequence ATGAACAAGAAAACGATTCGCGATATCGATTTAAAAGGCAAAAAAGTATTTGTTCGTGTTGACTTCAACGTTCCAATGAAGGATCAACAAATCACGGATGAAACAAGAATTCAAGCAGCGCTACCAACTATTAATGAGTTAGTAGAAAAAGGTGCTATCGTAATTTTGGCAAGTCACTTAGGCCGTCCAAATGGTGAAGTGGTTGAAGAATTGCGTTTAACTCCAGTTGCTGCACGTCTTTCTGAGCTGCTTGGCAAAAACGTTGTGAAAACAGATGAGTCTTATGGTGAAGCTGTTAAAGCTGAAATCAGCAAGCTTTCTGAAGGCGATGTATTATTGCTTGAAAACGTTCGTTTCAATGCTGGCGAAGAGAAAAACGATTCAGAACTAGCAAAAGCTTATGCTGAACTAGCTGATGTATTCGTAAACGATGCATTTGGTGCAGCACACCGTGCGCATGCTTCAACTGAAGGAATTGCACACCATATCCCAGCTGTATCTGGTCTATTGATGGAAAAAGAGCTTGATGTATTAGGTAAAGCACTTTCTAATCCAGACCGTCCATTCACAGCTATCGTTGGTGGAGCAAAAGTAAAAGACAAAATCGGTGTTATCGAAAACCTTCTTGATAAAGTAGATAACTTGATCATCGGTGGCGGATTGGCTTATACATTCGTAAAAGCTCTTGGCCATGAAATCGGATTATCTCTTCTTGAAAAAGATAAAATCGAGCTTGCAAAATCCTACATGGATAAAGCAAAAGAAAAAGGTGTTAAATTCTACATGCCTGTAGATGTAACAATTGCAGATGACTTCTCTAACGATGCTAACACACAAACTGTTTCCATCGAAGAAATCCCTGCTGATTGGGAAGCATTGGATATCGGTCCAAAAACAAGAGAAATCTATGCAGATGTTATCAAAAACTCTAAATTGGTTATCTGGAATGGACCAATGGGCGTATTTGAATTAGATACATTCGCTAAAGGAACAAAAGCAGTAGCAACAGCTCTTGCTGAATCCCAAGATACATACTCTGTAATCGGTGGCGGAGATTCTGCAGCAGCAGTTGAGAAGTTTGACCTTGCAAGCAAAATGAGCCATATTTCAACAGGCGGCGGTGCTTCGTTGGAATTCATGGAAGGTAAAGAACTTCCAGGCGTAGTAGCTCTTAACGATAAATAA
- the tpiA gene encoding triose-phosphate isomerase, translating into MRKPIIAGNWKMNKTLPEAVDFIQEIKESIPSSEQVDAVVVAPALFIGQLVELTDGTEVKIGAQNMHFEKNGAFTGEISPVALENIGAKYVVLGHSERREFFNETDEGVNKKTIAAFENNLTPIVCCGETLEQRENGETNEFVASQVSKALAGLTDDQVKATVVAYEPIWAIGTGKSSTSADANEVCAHIRKTVSEQFSPEVAESIRIQYGGSVKPENIKEYMAQPDIDGALVGGASLEAQSFLQLLEEGKA; encoded by the coding sequence ATGCGCAAACCTATTATCGCTGGAAACTGGAAAATGAACAAAACACTTCCAGAAGCAGTGGACTTTATCCAAGAAATTAAAGAATCAATTCCTTCTAGTGAACAGGTTGATGCTGTAGTTGTAGCTCCTGCTCTTTTCATCGGTCAATTAGTGGAATTGACTGACGGCACAGAAGTGAAAATCGGTGCACAAAACATGCACTTCGAAAAAAATGGTGCTTTCACTGGCGAAATCAGCCCTGTAGCATTAGAAAACATCGGTGCTAAGTATGTTGTCCTTGGACATTCAGAACGCCGTGAATTCTTCAATGAAACAGACGAAGGTGTTAACAAAAAAACGATCGCAGCATTTGAAAATAACTTAACTCCGATCGTTTGCTGTGGTGAGACGCTTGAGCAAAGAGAAAACGGCGAAACAAACGAATTCGTTGCTTCTCAAGTTTCAAAAGCTTTAGCTGGTCTTACAGATGACCAAGTAAAAGCAACAGTTGTAGCTTATGAGCCAATCTGGGCAATCGGAACAGGCAAATCTTCTACATCTGCAGATGCAAACGAAGTTTGCGCACATATCCGCAAAACTGTAAGCGAACAGTTTTCTCCAGAAGTGGCAGAAAGCATCCGCATTCAGTACGGCGGCAGTGTAAAACCAGAGAACATCAAAGAATATATGGCTCAGCCTGATATCGATGGTGCTCTTGTAGGTGGAGCTAGCTTAGAAGCACAAAGCTTCCTGCAATTATTGGAGGAAGGTAAGGCATGA
- the gpmI gene encoding 2,3-bisphosphoglycerate-independent phosphoglycerate mutase — translation MSKSPVALIILDGFALRDERMGNAVAQAKKPNFDKYWNKYPHTTLVASGEAVGLPEGQMGNSEVGHLNIGAGRIVYQSLTRVNVAIREGQFAKNETFVNAIKHVKENGKNLHLFGLLSDGGVHSHIEHMFALLRLAKEEGVEKVYIHGILDGRDVGQKTAEKYIKATQEKIEEYGVGEFATISGRYYSMDRDKRWDRVEKSYRAMAYGEGPSYSNPLDVVDDNYRNGIFDEFVLPSVITKEDGKPVATIQDEDAVIFYNFRPDRAIQISNVFTNEDFRSFDRGENHPKDLYFVCLTHFSETVKGYVAFKPTNLDNTIGEVISQNGMTQLRIAETEKYPHVTFFMSGGREAEFPGEKRILINSPKVATYDLQPEMSAYEVTDALLKEIEADNFDAIILNFANPDMVGHSGMLEPTIKAIETVDECLGKIITLIEEKGGKAIITADHGNSDEVVTLDGKPMTAHTTNPVPVIVTVPGVELQEGKLGDLAPTMLELLGLEQPAEMTGTSIIKK, via the coding sequence ATGAGTAAATCTCCTGTAGCATTGATCATTTTGGATGGCTTTGCATTGAGAGACGAACGTATGGGAAATGCTGTTGCTCAAGCAAAAAAGCCAAACTTTGATAAATACTGGAACAAATACCCTCACACTACACTTGTTGCAAGTGGTGAAGCAGTTGGTCTTCCAGAAGGACAAATGGGTAACTCTGAAGTTGGTCATTTGAACATTGGAGCAGGACGAATTGTGTACCAAAGCTTAACAAGAGTAAATGTGGCAATCAGAGAAGGACAGTTCGCTAAGAACGAAACTTTCGTGAATGCTATCAAACATGTGAAGGAAAATGGCAAGAATCTTCATCTGTTCGGTCTTCTGTCAGATGGCGGTGTTCACAGCCATATTGAGCATATGTTTGCACTTCTTCGCCTTGCAAAAGAAGAAGGTGTGGAAAAAGTATATATCCACGGTATTCTTGACGGCCGAGACGTCGGTCAAAAGACTGCTGAAAAATACATTAAAGCAACACAAGAAAAAATTGAAGAATACGGTGTTGGTGAATTTGCAACAATCTCAGGCCGCTACTATTCTATGGATAGAGATAAGCGCTGGGATCGTGTGGAAAAATCATACCGTGCAATGGCTTATGGTGAAGGACCTAGCTACTCCAACCCATTAGATGTTGTGGATGATAACTACAGAAATGGTATCTTTGATGAATTCGTACTTCCGTCTGTTATTACAAAAGAAGACGGTAAGCCGGTTGCAACCATTCAAGACGAAGATGCAGTAATTTTCTATAACTTCCGTCCTGACCGTGCAATCCAAATCTCTAATGTATTCACTAATGAAGACTTCCGTTCATTCGATCGTGGAGAAAATCATCCGAAAGATTTATATTTCGTATGCTTGACTCATTTCAGTGAAACAGTAAAAGGGTATGTCGCATTCAAACCGACAAACTTGGATAACACAATAGGTGAAGTTATTTCTCAAAACGGAATGACTCAGCTCCGCATTGCGGAAACGGAAAAATATCCGCACGTAACGTTCTTCATGAGCGGTGGACGTGAAGCAGAATTTCCTGGTGAAAAGCGTATTTTGATCAACTCACCTAAAGTTGCAACATACGACCTGCAGCCAGAAATGAGCGCATATGAAGTGACAGATGCACTTCTTAAAGAGATTGAAGCAGATAATTTTGACGCTATCATCTTAAACTTTGCAAACCCTGATATGGTTGGGCACTCCGGAATGCTTGAACCAACAATCAAGGCTATCGAGACTGTTGATGAATGCTTAGGCAAAATCATCACATTGATCGAAGAAAAAGGCGGAAAAGCTATCATTACAGCAGACCATGGTAACTCAGATGAAGTGGTAACACTTGATGGGAAACCAATGACTGCACATACAACAAACCCTGTACCTGTCATTGTGACAGTACCTGGTGTCGAGCTTCAAGAAGGAAAGCTTGGAGATTTGGCTCCGACAATGCTAGAACTATTAGGACTTGAACAACCAGCAGAAATGACTGGTACATCTATCATTAAAAAATAA